In Longimicrobiales bacterium, a single genomic region encodes these proteins:
- a CDS encoding sigma-70 family RNA polymerase sigma factor gives MKTNSINLTDHQIIRLAADGDARAIRSLYDRYSPRVYAVVRRIAGDDDLAEDYAQEAWIRAIRALPTFRGDARFSTWLHRIAVNAALQALRKAETREKREAPVVADIAIAPAASDSLLQKRLEGALDGLPEGMRRVLILHDVEGYTHEEIGDVLGVTAGTSKSQLFKARAKMRVMLAGLDGAAQEHGAEAWSI, from the coding sequence ATGAAGACAAACTCAATCAACCTCACCGACCATCAAATCATTCGCCTCGCAGCGGATGGTGATGCCCGCGCGATCCGGTCGCTGTATGACCGGTACTCGCCTCGAGTCTACGCTGTTGTTCGCAGGATCGCCGGCGACGACGATCTGGCAGAGGACTACGCACAGGAAGCCTGGATTCGGGCGATTCGAGCGCTTCCAACGTTTCGAGGCGATGCCCGTTTTTCCACCTGGCTGCACCGGATCGCGGTAAACGCGGCACTGCAGGCGTTGCGAAAGGCAGAGACCCGCGAGAAGCGTGAGGCCCCGGTGGTCGCGGACATCGCCATCGCACCGGCGGCAAGCGACTCCCTGCTTCAGAAGAGACTGGAAGGCGCGCTCGACGGTCTCCCCGAAGGCATGCGCCGAGTCCTGATCCTCCACGATGTGGAGGGATATACCCATGAAGAAATCGGTGACGTGCTCGGGGTTACTGCCGGGACATCTAAATCACAGTTATTCAAAGCTCGGGCCAAAATGCGAGTCATGCTCGCAGGCCTCGACGGAGCCGCGCAGGAACACGGAGCAGAAGCATGGAGCATTTGA